From the Papaver somniferum cultivar HN1 chromosome 2, ASM357369v1, whole genome shotgun sequence genome, the window AACTTTGTTGTGGGAGGCCGGCACCAGCGTTAAATATCTATTTTGTTATGACCCTAATACTCTCACTTTAAAGAAACTTTGGAATGAGTATGTATACGATACCCAAGCAATTCCTCACATGAATAGCTTTGTTTCACTGAAAGATCTTGGAGAGAGCTTGTCTCAGAGGTATGTTCTAGCTGATAGCAAGCTTACTATAGAAACAAATGTTTACGTCCAGAATATTTTAGGAAGCAGCAATGGGTTAATCAAGAATCTTAGATGTAGATATAACAGAAAACATACTTTCTCATATCCCTATTGAGTGTGTGTCGCTGGGCAGAGCTGTATACAGACTTCGGAGAATTTTCTTGAAAAAGCCAAAGACGGGTTTTCTTTTTGCCGTTGAAGGAAAGTCGTTAAGAAATCCAAAATTTTCATGGATATAGCGAGGAGGTAAATATTCATGAAGAACCAATTTCTTACAAGACCCTTACTAAGATTGACCTTGGTTTAGGTCAATCCCAAAGTATCCCTGTTAAGATGATAAAAAAGGAGCCTTATAGTTTTAATCCTATTATAGTTTTAATCCTATAAAAAAGGAGCTTGGTTTGCTTTCCTGTTCGAAAAGAGGAAATGAAGTCTCTTGTATACACATATGCAATCCAATGACAGGAGAATATGTTTATCTCCCAGAGATGGATTTTGGTGAAATATCGAGACCTGAGGTGCTCGGTGGATTTGGTTATTGTCAATCTACTAATAAGTACAAGGTTGTTCAAGTTACCTACGAGCACAAACAATTCGAGCAGTTGGGAAGGGTTCAGGTATACACACTCGGTGGTGGCAGCGGGTGGAGGAACAAAGGAGAAATCAGTTACACTAGTGAAGAACGATTGGTTTTCGCAAATGAGTCATTTTATTGGATAGAGTATATTGAAGATGACTGGAGCATCAGAGCTTTTCATTTAGCAGATGAGACATTTAGTACCATCCCAATGCCACAATGTCATGATGTTCGTGGTTATAAGCGTCTCGTGTCACTGAGTGGTTGTTTGTGTCTTTACTATGTTTCATTTGAAAAGTGTGAAGAAGACGAGGAGAATCCTAATAAACGCATGGCCAGCATGGATATGTGGATATTAAAGAAAGagcagaaaaagaagaagaatgtggATGAGAATGATGACTCCAATCCTTGGGTTTGGACCCGAGAGATTAGTAAACAATACAAAACTGAGTTCCCCGATTACATGAATTATGAACCATTTTCGATAACAAATGACAATTGAGTTTTGATGTGGGAGATTTGTGATTTTTTCGACTATAAAGCACCTGTTTGTTATGACCCCAACACTGCCAGTACAAGTAATCTCTGGAATACATCTGTGTTGTATGCTCAACCAATTCCCCACATGAATAGCTTTGTTTCATTGGAAGATCTTGGAGAGAAGTCTGCATGGTACATTCCAGATGATAGTAAGTTCATAGATACGAGTCAGCAAGTATAGGATCAAGTATTATAGCCGAAGTTTCTGGATATTGATATCAACTAGTTTGATCAgtttaataaaatctttttgtTCATCTTTTCCATAATTTAAAAATGCAAAAtgatagtaatttttcttgtgtatATCTGTTATTATGTCGAATTCATACAAGTTGAGGCGAGATTCCCTTACAATAATTTTTCAGAAGAAACTTTAAACTCTAAATTAGGTACATAACCTTCAAGCATTAACTGTTTTGTAAGGCCATCTAGAGTAGAGTATATATTAGTACATTTCTTGTGAGATTTATCAGCTGTCATAAAGTTGTGGAATTCACCACAAATCTCTATCCAACTACAACCTGGGAACTTAAACACGCCTCGATCCTTCATTTCTGCTCGAACCTGTGCAGCTTCATTCTCTCTAGAAGCATCTTTATAGATATTGGATAGAAGCACGTGATATCCAGGATGTTGAGGTTTCAGTTTCATTAGATGGTTTGCAGCAATTTCACCTAGAGGCACATTCCCATGGATTCTGCAACCCCCAAGCAATGCACCCCAGACACAGTCATCAGGTTTTACAGTCATGCTTTTAATAAGATCGTATGCCTCTTGAAGTCGACCTACTCGCGCTAAACTGTCAACCACACAAGTATAGTGCTCAACATCTGGAGCAATTCCGTATTCCATTATCATCAACTGCAAAAAATTTAAACCTTCATCTACCAAGCCTCCATGGCTGCAAGCTGATAAAAGAGCTATGAAGGTTATCCTGTTGGGCTTCCATCCATCCTCCTGCATttcagaaaaaagagagagagccTCAGTCGGACGAGCATGCAGACCATAAGTTTTGATTATTGTATTCCAAGAAACAACATCTTTATAGTCCATCTCGTCAAAAATTTGCTTAGCTTCATCTATGCACCCACATTTCCCATACGAATCCATAAGAGAATTTTGTACGACGCAATAACCTTCAGAAAACCCACTTTTTACTGTGTAAGCATGTGTAGCAGTTCCTTGTCTATGAGCTGCTAACTCTCCACATCCATTAAGAACAGAGCTGAATGTAAATTTATCAGGTTTTATATCTTCAGAATGCATATTTTGAAAAAGTTGTATAGCCCGATAGAAATCATTGGTAATAGAAAAGCAATTAATCATAGAGTTCCAAGAAACAATATCCTTCTCAGGTGTCCTTAAAAACACTCTTGTAGATGATTCAATATCACCTCGTCTTGCATACATTGCAACTAATGCATTGTTTACCGAAGTATTTGACTCAAAACCAACTCTATAAGCATGAGCATGAATCTCCAAACCAGTAGAAGATGAAGGACTACATTCCGGAAGAAGCAAAGTTAGAGGAACTTTAGAGAGATTTTTAAAATCACCATCACACTGGATTACCATTTTTTGGAAGTAATGGAATGCTTCAGGGGAATTATTGCTATTGATGAACCCAGAAATCATAGAGATCCACAACTGAGAAGTTTTCAAGTGGATCACATCGAATAATTCAGATGCATATTCTATACAACCATGATAGGcataaccagaagcaattgaacaGCTTAATCTCTCATCGTCAACTGAACCCAAACCTGTTATTTCTTTCTGCCTAATTGCAAAGCCATGGAGTTGTTTCAAATTAAGTAAGCATAATTCCATAGGTATGATCGGAAGAAGAGTATTAAAAGTGGCTGAATTAGGTTTCACTGGAAATTCTGAAACCAACATTCTCCTAAAAGTCTCGAATGCCAACTTACCATCACCAACCCTAACACAACCAGCCATAATTGAGTTCCAACTACTTACTTCCACCTGAATTCCAGATTTTCCCATAAGTTCTAAAGCCTCCAAAGCATGATTCCAATACCCATTTTGAGCATACCCAGACACCATTGAATTCCATGTAACTTCATTTCTCTCAGGAAGTCTATCAAACAGTTTACAAGCATCCCAAAAGCAACCACATTTAACATAAAAATCCAACAGAGCACTCATTGCAAAAACATCAtgttcatatccattaacaatcaAAAACCCATGAATTTGTCGTCCAGCTTCAATTAAATTCAGAGCTGAACATGACTTTAGAACAAATGGGTAAGTAAATTCATTAGGAACAAAACCCATTACCAGCATTTTCAAAAACAATTCGACTGCATTGACGAAACAATCAGAATCAACATAAGTGCGAATCATAGTATTCCAGAAGAATTGGTTAAGTTTGTCTCCGGGAATGGAACGAAAAACAGACCAAGCCGAATCAACATCTTTAACACAGTAGTAGAAGTAAAGGAGCTTACTTGAAAGGTAGACATTATCAGATAAACCAAGTTGAATGATACGAGCATGAATCTGAACACCTTCTTTGTGAGAAACGGTTGTCGGGGAATTTTCTAATCTTGCGATTAAATTTTCGGAACTAACCTCAGTTTTTGTTGATGTTTCTGAAAGTTTGGAAGAGAGGGGGAGAACAGCAGTTGGTTTAGATGAAAAGTATGGTTTGAGTGAGGAGATTTTCTTGTGTCTGAGAATAATATTATGTCTAGTGGAAGTGGTGGTTGAAGTAGTAGTACTAGAAGAAGAGGGATGATTTGGAATGAACCAGGAGGAACTGAGAAGCGATGTAGAATGGGTACTTGAAGCCATCACCATGTCCCAATGTACAGTCGGCAGTTGAAACTACTTCAAGGAATGTCGAGAGTCTTGACGAGTGGCGGACCTACATGGCGGTAGTTGACAACACTTATAGGattcagttttctttttatttctctcgGGTGGTTGTGTACTTCCCGTcccaaaaaaacaaccaaaaaattCTAAACAAGGTGCCTCCGTCACAGCCTATGATGCCtgttgtcacatgcccatttaatcgcctgaAAATTTTATGAGACATGATCGGCAATGATTATGGTTTAATGAATCAACTT encodes:
- the LOC113351858 gene encoding pentatricopeptide repeat-containing protein At3g16610-like gives rise to the protein MVMASSTHSTSLLSSSWFIPNHPSSSSTTTSTTTSTRHNIILRHKKISSLKPYFSSKPTAVLPLSSKLSETSTKTEVSSENLIARLENSPTTVSHKEGVQIHARIIQLGLSDNVYLSSKLLYFYYCVKDVDSAWSVFRSIPGDKLNQFFWNTMIRTYVDSDCFVNAVELFLKMLVMGFVPNEFTYPFVLKSCSALNLIEAGRQIHGFLIVNGYEHDVFAMSALLDFYVKCGCFWDACKLFDRLPERNEVTWNSMVSGYAQNGYWNHALEALELMGKSGIQVEVSSWNSIMAGCVRVGDGKLAFETFRRMLVSEFPVKPNSATFNTLLPIIPMELCLLNLKQLHGFAIRQKEITGLGSVDDERLSCSIASGYAYHGCIEYASELFDVIHLKTSQLWISMISGFINSNNSPEAFHYFQKMVIQCDGDFKNLSKVPLTLLLPECSPSSSTGLEIHAHAYRVGFESNTSVNNALVAMYARRGDIESSTRVFLRTPEKDIVSWNSMINCFSITNDFYRAIQLFQNMHSEDIKPDKFTFSSVLNGCGELAAHRQGTATHAYTVKSGFSEGYCVVQNSLMDSYGKCGCIDEAKQIFDEMDYKDVVSWNTIIKTYGLHARPTEALSLFSEMQEDGWKPNRITFIALLSACSHGGLVDEGLNFLQLMIMEYGIAPDVEHYTCVVDSLARVGRLQEAYDLIKSMTVKPDDCVWGALLGGCRIHGNVPLGEIAANHLMKLKPQHPGYHVLLSNIYKDASRENEAAQVRAEMKDRGVFKFPGCSWIEICGEFHNFMTADKSHKKCTNIYSTLDGLTKQLMLEGYVPNLEFKVSSEKLL